A DNA window from Seriola aureovittata isolate HTS-2021-v1 ecotype China chromosome 8, ASM2101889v1, whole genome shotgun sequence contains the following coding sequences:
- the csf1ra gene encoding macrophage colony-stimulating factor 1 receptor isoform X3: MYPNRVFWTSSTSLRVVKKEGEDYLLPCLLTDPAATDLGLRMDNGTTVPPGMNFTVDRHRGILIHSLHPSFNADYVCTAKVNGVERTSKAFSINVIQKLRFPPYVFLETDEYVRIVGEELKIRCTTHNPNFNYNVTWKYTTKSKPTIEERVRSGGENRLDIQSILTIPAVDLADTGNISCIGTNEAGVNSSTTYLLVVDKPYIRLLPQLSPKLAHQGLSVEVNEGEDLELSVIIEAYPHITEHRWHTPTSPNTSTQEHKFIRYNNRYHATLQLKRMNAQEQGQYTFHARSDLANASITFQVQMYQRPVAVVRWENVTTLTCTSFGYPAPRIVWYQCFGIRPTCNENTSGLQMAIPLQAPTVEVQRKEYGAVGVESVLTVGPSSQRMTVECVAFNLVGVSSDTFAMEVSDQLFTSILAGAAGILSILLVLLIFLFYKYKQKPRYEIRWKIIEARDGNNYTFIDPTQLPYNEKWEFPRDKLRLGKILGAGAFGKVVEATAYGLGKEDNVMRVAVKMLKASAHSDEREALMSELKILSHLGHHKNIVNLLGACTYGGPVLVITEYCSLGDLLNFLRHKAETFVNFVMNIPDIMESSNDYKNICNQKQFIRSDSGISSASSSSYMEMRPSQLPIMESPQDPVCEETGDWPLDIDDLLRFSFQVAQGLDFLAAKNCIHRDVAARNVLLTNRREAKICDFGLARDIMNDSNYVVKGNARLPVKWMAPESIFDCVYTVQSDVWSYGILLWEIFSLGKSPYPSMAVDTRFYKMVKRGYQMSQPDFAPPEIYMIMKMCWNLEPTERPTFSKISQMIERLLGDQPEQEQLIYQNVQQQVTEGEVCDEPKCCDGPCDQSCDHEEEEQPLMKTNNYQFC; this comes from the exons ACATCCCTGCGGGTGGTGAAGAAAGAAGGTGAGGACTACCTGCTGCCCTGCCTGCTGACCGACCCAGCAGCCACGGACCTGGGCCTCCGCATGGACAATGGCACCACCGTACCACCAGGGATGAACTTCACAGTTGACCGGCACCGTGGGATTCTCATCCACAGCCTCCACCCCAGCTTCAACGCTGACTATGTCTGCACAGCCAAGGTCAACGGAGTGGAGAGGACCTCCAAGGCCTTTTCCATCAATGTCATTCAGA AGCTTCGTTTCCCTCCGTATGTCTTCTTGGAGACAGATGAGTATGTGCGCATCGTTGGGGAGGAACTCAAGATTCGCTGCACCACACACAACCCCAACTTCAACTACAATGTCACCTGGAAATACACCACCAAGTCG AAACCGACCATCGAGGAGAGGGTTCGCTCAGGTGGAGAAAACCGGCTGGACATACAGAGCATACTGACCATCCCTGCTGTGGACCTCGCAGACACAGGAAACATTTCCTGCATTGGTACCAATGAAGCAGGGGTGAACAGTTCAACCACATACCTGCTGGTTGTGG ACAAGCCCTACATCAGGCTGTTGCCCCAGCTGTCCCCTAAACTGGCCCACCAGGGTCTTTCGGTGGAGGTGAATGAGGGAGAAGATCTGGAGCTCAGTGTGATCATCGAAGCGTACCCTCACATCACAGAGCACAGATGGCACACACCAACATCTCCCAACACGTCCACACAGGAGCACAAGTTCATCCGATACAACAACAG atACCATGCCACTCTGCAGCTGAAGAGAATGAATGCACAGGAGCAGGGCCAGTACACCTTTCATGCCCGGAGTGACTTGGCTAATGCATCGATCACGTTCCAAGTCCAAATGTATC AGAGACCAGTTGCTGTGGTGAGATGGGAAAATGTTACCACACTCACTTGCACCTCATTTGGGTATCCCGCTCCCAGAATTGTCTGGTACCAGTGTTTTGGGATACGACCTAC GTGCAATGAAAACACCTCAGGGCTTCAGATGGCGATCCCTCTCCAGGCTCCCACAGTGGAGGTCCAGAGGAAGGAGTATGGGGCTGTGGGGGTGGAGAGCGTCCTCACTGTGGGGCCGTCCAGTCAGAGGATGACGGTGGAGTGCGTGGCCTTCAACCTTGTCGGTGTCAGCAGCGACACTTTTGCCATGGAGGTTTCTG ATCAGCTCTTCACTTCCATTCTGGCTGGAGCAGCAGGGATTCTGTCAATCCTCCTTGTGCTGCtgattttcctgttttacaAATATAAGCAG AAACCCAGGTATGAGATCCGATGGAAGATCATTGAGGCGAGAGATGGAAACAACTACACCTTTATTGACCCCACTCAGCTGCCTTACAATGAGAAGTGGGAGTTCCCAAGAGACAAGCTGAGGCTAG GAAAGATCCTGGGCGCAGGAGCTTTTGGAAAGGTCGTTGAGGCCACGGCCTACGGTCTGGGAAAGGAGGACAATGTGATGCGTGTGGCTGTGAAAATGTTAAAAG CCAGTGCCCATTCAGATGAGAGGGAGGCTCTGATGTCTGAACTGAAGATCCTGAGCCACTTGGGACACCACAAGAACATTGTCAATCTTCTGGGAGCCTGCACCTATGGAG GACCAGTGCTTGTGATCACAGAGTACTGCAGCCTTGGTGACCTCCTCAACTTCCTTCGTCACAAGGCAGAGACATTTGTGAACTTTGTTATGAACATTCCCGACATCATGGAGAGCTCAAATGACTACAAGAACATCTGCAATCAGAAACAGTTCATTAGAAG TGACAGTGGGATCTCCAGTGCATCATCAAGCAGTTACATGGAGATGAGGCCCAGCCAGCTGCCAATCATGGAATCACCTCAAG ACCCTGTGTGTGAGGAGACTGGTGACTGGCCGCTGGACATTGATGACTTACTGAGGTTTTCTTTTCAAGTGGCTCAGGGCCTTGACTTTCTGGCTGCCAAAAAT tgtattCACCGAGATGTGGCTGCCAGGAATGTCCTCTTGACCAACCGCAGAGAGGCCAAAATTTGTGACTTTGGCCTCGCACGTGACATCATGAATGACTCCAACTATGTGGTGAAGGGCAAT GCACGTCTGCCAGTGAAGTGGATGGCTCCAGAGAGTATTTTTGACTGTGTGTACACCGTCCAGAGTGATGTCTGGTCCTATGGGATCCTCCTGTGGGAGATATTCTCTTTAG GCAAGAGCCCGTACCCCAGCATGGCTGTGGACACCAGGTTCTACAAGATGGTGAAGCGCGGCTACCAGATGTCCCAACCAGACTTTGCCCCACCTGAAAT tTACATGATCATGAAGATGTGCTGGAACCTGGAGCCCACGGAGCGTCCAACGTTCAGCAAGATCAGTCAGATGATAGAGAGACTACTCGGGGACCAACCTGAGCAGGAACAG CTAATCTACCAGaatgtgcagcagcaggtcacaGAGGGTGAAGTGTGTGACGAACCCAAGTGCTGTGATGGCCCCTGTGACCAGTCTTGTGACcacgaggaagaggagcagcCACTGATGAAGACCAACAACTACCAGTTTTGTTGA